One Mastacembelus armatus chromosome 10, fMasArm1.2, whole genome shotgun sequence DNA window includes the following coding sequences:
- the LOC113144393 gene encoding uncharacterized protein LOC113144393 isoform X2, whose protein sequence is MNQKMLIIFGIMFVFTIGWCIDDRNILTKTVVPGEDVTLTCNRQSSESGTLFWIRLAAGNLPEVLGATYTFDNGFTNKTPRIIAKQEPGTFILHVTKTQLSDTAFYYCEKHTELRTAFLNITFLRVKEPERTIVFQDRLSDPVHPGDSVTLQCSVLLDLKQNTCPGDHSVYWFRAASDQSHPSFIYAHANIDDKCETSPSSQKCVYSFPKNSVGSSDAGTYYCAVATCGEIIFGSGTKLEVDGSTWCFGDCQRANSVLFLLCVTLILCLLVIAVLIYIKKNNQCFNVFALQKNTAAPTSDEQSQHIDDDTLVYTVPNFARRTTGQNLRRSAHAVVGESIYDDVRVLGYE, encoded by the exons ATGAACCAGAAAATGCTGATCATATTTGGCATAATGTTCGTGTTCACAATTGGAT GGTGCATAGATGACCGAAACATTTTGACAAAGACCGTCGTTCCTGGAGAAGATGTGACTTTAACATGTAACCGCCAATCCTCAGAATCAGGAACCTTATTTTGGATCAGACTGGCTGCTGGAAATTTGCCTGAAGTCTTAGGAGCGACTTATACTTTTGATAACGGCTTTACGAATAAGACTCCTCGAATCATAGCAAAACAAGAGCCTGGAACATTTATTCTACATGTTACCAAAACACAGCTGAGCGACACTGCGTTTTACTACTGTGAGAAACATACTGAACTACGAACAGCATTTCTGAATATTACTTTCCTGAGAGTCAAAG AACCCGAACGAACTATTGTCTTTCAAGACCGTCTATCTGATCCCGTTCATCCAGGAGACTcagtgactctgcagtgttCAGTCCTCTTGGACTTAAAGCAGAACACATGTCCGGGAGATCACAGTGTGTACTGGTTCAGAGCTGCATCAGATCAGTCTCATCCTTCTTTTATTTATGCTCATGCAAACATTGATGACAAATGTGAGACGAGTCCCTCTTCACAGAAATGTGTCTATAGCTTCCCTAAGAACAGTGTGGGCTCTTCTGATGCTGGGActtattactgtgctgtggccACGTGTGGAGAGATAATATTTGGAAGTGGAACAAAACTGGAAGTTGATG GCAGCACATGGTGTTTTGGTGATTGTCAAAGGGCAAAttcagttctgtttctgttgtgtgttaCTTTGATTCTATGTTTGCTTGTTATAGCAGTGCTGATCTACATCAAGAAAAACAATCAGTGTTTCAACG TTTTTGCTTTGCaaaaaaatactgcagcacCCACTAGTGATGAACAAAGTCAGCAT ATCGATGACGACACACTGGTTTATACTGTGCCAAATTTTGCAAGAAGGACAACTGGCCAGAATTTAAGGAGAAGTGCACATGCAGTCGTGGGAGAGAGCATCTATGATGATGTCAGGGTTTTGGGGTACGAATAG
- the LOC113144393 gene encoding uncharacterized protein LOC113144393 isoform X1 produces MNQKMLIIFGIMFVFTIGWCIDDRNILTKTVVPGEDVTLTCNRQSSESGTLFWIRLAAGNLPEVLGATYTFDNGFTNKTPRIIAKQEPGTFILHVTKTQLSDTAFYYCEKHTELRTAFLNITFLRVKEPERTIVFQDRLSDPVHPGDSVTLQCSVLLDLKQNTCPGDHSVYWFRAASDQSHPSFIYAHANIDDKCETSPSSQKCVYSFPKNSVGSSDAGTYYCAVATCGEIIFGSGTKLEVDAGSTWCFGDCQRANSVLFLLCVTLILCLLVIAVLIYIKKNNQCFNVFALQKNTAAPTSDEQSQHIDDDTLVYTVPNFARRTTGQNLRRSAHAVVGESIYDDVRVLGYE; encoded by the exons ATGAACCAGAAAATGCTGATCATATTTGGCATAATGTTCGTGTTCACAATTGGAT GGTGCATAGATGACCGAAACATTTTGACAAAGACCGTCGTTCCTGGAGAAGATGTGACTTTAACATGTAACCGCCAATCCTCAGAATCAGGAACCTTATTTTGGATCAGACTGGCTGCTGGAAATTTGCCTGAAGTCTTAGGAGCGACTTATACTTTTGATAACGGCTTTACGAATAAGACTCCTCGAATCATAGCAAAACAAGAGCCTGGAACATTTATTCTACATGTTACCAAAACACAGCTGAGCGACACTGCGTTTTACTACTGTGAGAAACATACTGAACTACGAACAGCATTTCTGAATATTACTTTCCTGAGAGTCAAAG AACCCGAACGAACTATTGTCTTTCAAGACCGTCTATCTGATCCCGTTCATCCAGGAGACTcagtgactctgcagtgttCAGTCCTCTTGGACTTAAAGCAGAACACATGTCCGGGAGATCACAGTGTGTACTGGTTCAGAGCTGCATCAGATCAGTCTCATCCTTCTTTTATTTATGCTCATGCAAACATTGATGACAAATGTGAGACGAGTCCCTCTTCACAGAAATGTGTCTATAGCTTCCCTAAGAACAGTGTGGGCTCTTCTGATGCTGGGActtattactgtgctgtggccACGTGTGGAGAGATAATATTTGGAAGTGGAACAAAACTGGAAGTTGATG cAGGCAGCACATGGTGTTTTGGTGATTGTCAAAGGGCAAAttcagttctgtttctgttgtgtgttaCTTTGATTCTATGTTTGCTTGTTATAGCAGTGCTGATCTACATCAAGAAAAACAATCAGTGTTTCAACG TTTTTGCTTTGCaaaaaaatactgcagcacCCACTAGTGATGAACAAAGTCAGCAT ATCGATGACGACACACTGGTTTATACTGTGCCAAATTTTGCAAGAAGGACAACTGGCCAGAATTTAAGGAGAAGTGCACATGCAGTCGTGGGAGAGAGCATCTATGATGATGTCAGGGTTTTGGGGTACGAATAG
- the LOC113144394 gene encoding signal-regulatory protein beta-2-like isoform X2 encodes MILLWIVLLLLLHQGHALMSVTTVYPGEPVTFRCFYSDMEHSNARVKWYRQSVGDVLRLITTLMKATASPTFEPGFPSSRFNVKYTTTLSSLTILRTIQEDEAVYYCAVLTWNKDQWSGTYLSVKGNSERTSDYSVVQSTVSDPVRPGDSVTLQCSVLSDSESDTCPRNHSVYWFRAGSDESHPNIIYTDGNNECEKRSDTVKSCVYHFSKDISSSDAGTYYCAVATCGQIYFGNGTKLEVKGTSSWSVGFLHRDNIILHILCGVLAIGLIVIAFLIYAIKQNSCDCCKADISLKEKVAKKTDKDTWIYSAVVFTIFGSGTDGARDRERMYAAVKAFGLD; translated from the exons ATGATACTTTTATGGATTGTATTGCTTCTTCTGCTCCATCAAGGGC aTGCACTCATGTCGGTGACCACAGTTTACCCTGGTGAGCCTGTGACCTTCAGATGTTTTTACTCTGATATGGAGCATAGTAATGCCCGAGTCAAATGGTACAGACAGAGTGTTGGTGATGTTCTGAGATTAATTACTACACTAATGAAAGCTACTGCAAGTCCTACATTTGAACCAGGTTTTCCATCCTCACGTTTTAATGTGAAGTATACCACAACCTTAAGCAGTTTGACCATTTTGAGGACAATACAAGAAGATGAGGCAGTGTATTACTGTGCAGTCCTTACCTGGAATAAGGATCAGTGGAGTGGCACATATTTGAGTGTAAAAG GAAACTCTGAGAGGACATCGGACTATTCAGTTGTTCAGTCGACAGTATCTGATCCAGTCCGTCCAGGAGACTcagtgactctgcagtgttcagtcctctctgactctgagagcgACACGTGTCCAAGAAATCACAGTGTGTACTGGTTCAGAGCTGGATCAGATGAATCTCATCCAAACATCATCTACACTgatggaaataatgaatgtgagaaGAGATCTGACACTGTGAAGAGCTGTGTTTATCACTTCTCTAAGGACATCAGCTCCTCTGATGCTGGGActtattactgtgctgtggccacatgtggacagataTATTTTGGGAATGGAACAAAACTGGAAGTCAAAG GAACCAGCTCATGGTCCGTTGGTTTTCTACACAGGGACAATATCATTCTGCATATCCTGTGTGGTGTTTTGGCTATAGGTCTGATTGTTATAGCCTTCCTCATTTATGCTATTAAGCAAAACAGCTGTGATTGTTGCAAAG CTGATATTTCCCTGAAAGAAAAAGTTGCAAAAAAA ACAGATAAAGACACATGGATTTATTCAGCTGTTGTCTTCACCATATTTGGATCTGGCACTGATGGAGcaagggacagagagaggatgTATGCTGCTGTCAAAGCTTTTGGATTGGATTAG
- the LOC113144394 gene encoding uncharacterized protein LOC113144394 isoform X1, whose protein sequence is MILLWIVLLLLLHQGHALMSVTTVYPGEPVTFRCFYSDMEHSNARVKWYRQSVGDVLRLITTLMKATASPTFEPGFPSSRFNVKYTTTLSSLTILRTIQEDEAVYYCAVLTWNKDQWSGTYLSVKGNGWLCAVGNSERTSDYSVVQSTVSDPVRPGDSVTLQCSVLSDSESDTCPRNHSVYWFRAGSDESHPNIIYTDGNNECEKRSDTVKSCVYHFSKDISSSDAGTYYCAVATCGQIYFGNGTKLEVKGTSSWSVGFLHRDNIILHILCGVLAIGLIVIAFLIYAIKQNSCDCCKADISLKEKVAKKTDKDTWIYSAVVFTIFGSGTDGARDRERMYAAVKAFGLD, encoded by the exons ATGATACTTTTATGGATTGTATTGCTTCTTCTGCTCCATCAAGGGC aTGCACTCATGTCGGTGACCACAGTTTACCCTGGTGAGCCTGTGACCTTCAGATGTTTTTACTCTGATATGGAGCATAGTAATGCCCGAGTCAAATGGTACAGACAGAGTGTTGGTGATGTTCTGAGATTAATTACTACACTAATGAAAGCTACTGCAAGTCCTACATTTGAACCAGGTTTTCCATCCTCACGTTTTAATGTGAAGTATACCACAACCTTAAGCAGTTTGACCATTTTGAGGACAATACAAGAAGATGAGGCAGTGTATTACTGTGCAGTCCTTACCTGGAATAAGGATCAGTGGAGTGGCACATATTTGAGTGTAAAAGGTAACGGATGGCTGTGTGCAGTTG GAAACTCTGAGAGGACATCGGACTATTCAGTTGTTCAGTCGACAGTATCTGATCCAGTCCGTCCAGGAGACTcagtgactctgcagtgttcagtcctctctgactctgagagcgACACGTGTCCAAGAAATCACAGTGTGTACTGGTTCAGAGCTGGATCAGATGAATCTCATCCAAACATCATCTACACTgatggaaataatgaatgtgagaaGAGATCTGACACTGTGAAGAGCTGTGTTTATCACTTCTCTAAGGACATCAGCTCCTCTGATGCTGGGActtattactgtgctgtggccacatgtggacagataTATTTTGGGAATGGAACAAAACTGGAAGTCAAAG GAACCAGCTCATGGTCCGTTGGTTTTCTACACAGGGACAATATCATTCTGCATATCCTGTGTGGTGTTTTGGCTATAGGTCTGATTGTTATAGCCTTCCTCATTTATGCTATTAAGCAAAACAGCTGTGATTGTTGCAAAG CTGATATTTCCCTGAAAGAAAAAGTTGCAAAAAAA ACAGATAAAGACACATGGATTTATTCAGCTGTTGTCTTCACCATATTTGGATCTGGCACTGATGGAGcaagggacagagagaggatgTATGCTGCTGTCAAAGCTTTTGGATTGGATTAG
- the LOC113144091 gene encoding uncharacterized protein LOC113144091, translating to MMSTVAAVILLSTMPLIRPEEVPQQISLIVVEVGGNVTFQCKVPQKEGRFFRWYKQSLGYMGETVAVGSFNQPKLAGQFDNPRFSISEGGSKYILTIQNVTKEDEATYFCQNGTAYSQSLANGVFLAVNDPNEQKTVYVKQTPETESVQPGDSVTLQCSLLSKNKENSVQCPGEHSVHWFRPGSGRFDPSVIYTHRNRSNEPEERSCVYSWSKTIQDSSDAGTYYCAVVTCGQILFGEGTKVDTRSELVTHWSLHWDYCWPAM from the exons ATGATGAGCACAGTGGCAGCTGTAATTCTTCTTAGTACAATGC CTTTGATTCGACCTGAAGAAGTTCCTCAGCAGATCTCTCTAATCGTGGTTGAAGTCGGTGGGAATGTTACAtttcaatgtaaagtccccCAAAAGGAAGGCAGGTTCTTTCGCTGGTATAAGCAGTCTCTTGGATATATGGGAGAAACAGTTGCTGTAGGATCCTTTAACCAACCAAAGCTTGCTGGACAATTTGACAATCCACGATTCAGTATCTCAGAAGGAGGCTCTAAGTATATTCTTACAATCCAAAATGTCACTAAAGAGGATGAGGCAACGTACTTCTGTCAAAATGGGACAGCATATTCACAAAGCCTTGCTAATGGTGTCTTCCTGGCTGTGAATG ATCCTAATGAGCAGAAAACTGTCTACGTGAAACAAACTCCAGAGACTGAGTCGGTCCAGCCGGGCGACTCAGTGACTCTCCAGTGTTCACTTCTCtccaagaacaaagaaaacagcgtCCAGTGTCCAGGTGAACACAGTGTGCACTGGTTCAGACCTGGATCAGGACGATTTGATCCAAGTGTCATTTACACTCACAGAAACAGGAGCAATGaaccagaggagaggagctgtgtCTACAGTTGGTCCAAAACTATACAGGACTCCTCTGATGCTGGGACTTACTACTGTGCTGTGGTCACATGTGGACAGATCCTGTTTGGTGAAGGAACTAAAGTGGACACAA GATCAGAACTGGTCACACACTGGTCTTTGCACTGGGATTACTGCTGGCCTGCTATGTGA